A DNA window from Schistocerca gregaria isolate iqSchGreg1 chromosome 2, iqSchGreg1.2, whole genome shotgun sequence contains the following coding sequences:
- the LOC126336312 gene encoding uncharacterized protein LOC126336312: protein MAPPPPPPTAGSASEDEVEILASAEDLDLSSPLATMDSTCTGAQLVTAGESAAYSAFPFSDMDNVNLLWNCSGFFYHLSELRQLLSLHPFLCIVLEETWFPVLHTPALHGCRGYYRNRAAYERGSVGICIYFLHSLHSESVPLQTPLEVVAVRVWMPQAVNVYSLYLPPDVDVPQHVLAALIAQLPTHFVLLGDLNAHNPLWDGTVATGRGSTVEHVLAQFDLFLLNDSPFTHFSVAHGTYPAIDLSICSASLLPSVQWSVHDDLCGSDHFLICLSLPQHLSSRRPCRWAMNKADWDLFSSIATFEPLSTDAIDAVVHSVAIGIITAAESAIPCSSGTPRWRTVPRWSPEIAEAIKDPRQAPQRCKRHP from the coding sequence atggcacccccccccccccctcccactgcaggctctgcgtctgaggatgaggtggagatcctggcgtccgcggaggacctagatctctccagtccCTTAGCCACAATGGATAGCACTTGCACAGGTGCTCAGTTGGTGACAGCAGGTGaatcagcggcgtattctgccttcCCTTTCTCAGACATGGACAATGTCAACCTCctgtggaactgcagtggttttttCTATCATCTTTCTGAGCtcagacaacttctcagccttcatccATTCCTCTGCATTGTTCTtgaagaaacttggtttccagtgTTGCacacccctgccctccatggctgtcGGGGTTATTATAGGAACAGGGCAGCTTACGAAAGGGGGTCTGTTGGCATCTGCATCTAtttccttcactcccttcacagcgagtctgtccctctacaaacacctttagaggttgTTGCTGTTCGagtgtggatgccacaggctgttaaTGTCTACAGTCTGTATCTTCCACCAGATgttgatgtcccacagcatgtactggctgctctgatagcccaattgcctacacattttgtgttactgggcgacttgaacgcccataaccctctgtgggatggaacagtggcaacaggccgaggcagcACCGTTGAGCATGTATTGGCACAGTTCGAccttttccttttaaatgatagtcccttcacacatttcagtgtggcgcatggcacatacccagccatagacctttcgatctgcagcgctagcctcttaccgtctgtccaatggagtgtgcacgaTGACTTGTGcggcagtgaccactttctgatctgtctgtcactgccacagcatctcTCTTCTAGGCgcccctgcagatgggctatgaataaggctgactgggacttgttctcctccattgccactTTTGAGCCTCTTTCCACTGACGCAATTGATGCTGTGGTTCACTCAGTCGCCATCGGCATCATTACTgcagcagaatctgccattccttgTTCTTCTGGGACCCCTCGGTGGCGGACTGTGCCTCGGTGGTCGCCAGAGATCGCGGAGGCGATTAAAGATCCCAGGCAGGCGCCCCAGCGTTGCAAGCGGCATCCCTGA